A window of Pan paniscus chromosome 10, NHGRI_mPanPan1-v2.0_pri, whole genome shotgun sequence contains these coding sequences:
- the KRT8 gene encoding keratin, type II cytoskeletal 8 gives MSIRVTQKSYKVSTSGPRAFSSRSYTSGPGSRISSSSFSRVGSSNFRGGLGGGYGGASGMGGITAVTVNQSLLSPLVLEVDPNIQAVRTQEKEQIKTLNNKFASFIDKVRFLEQQNKMLETKWSLLQQQKTARSNMDNMFESYINNLRRQLETLGQEKLKLEAELGNMQGLVEDFKNKYEDEINKRTEMENEFVLIKKDVDEAYMNKVELESRLEGLTDEINFLRQLYEEEIRELQSQISDTSVVLSMDNSRSLDMDSIIAEVKAQYEDIANRSRAEAESMYQIKYEELQSLAGKHGDDLRRTKTEISEMNRSISRLQAEIEGLKGQRASLEAAIADAEQRGELAIKDANAKLSELEAALQRAKQDMARQLREYQELMNVKLALDIEIATYRKLLEGEESRLESGMQNMSIHTKTTSGYAGGLSSAYGGLTSPGLSYGLGSSFGSGAGSSSFSRTSSSRAVVVKKIETRDGKLVSESSDVLPK, from the exons ATGTCCATCAGGGTGACCCAGAAGTCCTACAAGGTGTCCACCTCTGGCCCCCGGGCCTTCAGCAGCCGTTCCTACACGAGTGGGCCCGGTTCCCGCATCAGCTCCTCGAGCTTCTCCCGAGTGGGCAGCAGCAACTTTCGCGGTGGCCTGGGCGGCGGCTATGGTGGGGCCAGCGGCATGGGAGGCATCACCGCAGTTACGGTCAACCAGAGCCTGCTGAGCCCCCTTGTCCTGGAGGTGGACCCCAACATCCAGGCCGTGCGCacccaggagaaggagcagaTCAAGACCCTCAACAACAAGTTTGCCTCCTTCATAGACAAG GTACGGTTCCTGGAGCAGCAGAACAAGATGCTGGAGACCAAGTGGAGCCTCCTGCAGCAGCAGAAGACGGCTCGAAGCAACATGGACAACATGTTCGAGAGCTACATCAACAACCTTAGGCGGCAGCTGGAGACTCTGGGCCAGGAGAAGCTGAagctggaggcggagcttggcaACATGCAGGGGCTGGTGGAGGACTTCAAGAACAA GTATGAGGATGAGATCAATAAGCGTACAGAGATGGAGAATGAATTTGTCCTCATCAAGAAG GATGTGGATGAAGCTTACATGAACAAGGTAGAGCTGGAGTCTCGCCTGGAAGGGCTGACCGACGAGATCAACTTCCTCAGGCAGCTGTATGAAGAG GAGATCCGGGAGCTGCAGTCCCAGATCTCGGACACATCTGTGGTGCTGTCCATGGACAACAGCCGCTCCCTGGACATGGACAGCATCATTGCTGAGGTCAAGGCACAGTACGAGGATATTGCCAACCGCAGCCGGGCTGAGGCTGAGAGCATGTACCAGATCAAGTATGAGGAGCTGCAGAGCCTGGCTGGGAAGCACGGGGATGACCTGCGGCGCACAAAGACTGAGATCTCTGAGATGAACCGGAGCATCAGCCGGCTCCAGGCTGAGATTGAGGGCCTCAAAGGCCAG AGGGCTTCCCTGGAGGCCGCCATTGCAGATGCCGAGCAGCGTGGAGAGCTGGCCATTAAGGATGCCAACGCCAAGTTGTCCGAGCTGGAGGCCGCCCTGCAGCGGGCCAAGCAGGACATGGCGCGGCAGCTACGTGAGTACCAGGAGCTGATGAACGTCAAGCTGGCCCTGGACATCGAGATCGCCACCTACAGGAAGCTGCTGGAGGGCGAGGAGAGCCG GCTGGAGTCTGGGATGCAGAACATGAGTATTCATACGAAGACCACCAGCGGCTATGCAG GTGGTCTGAGCTCGGCCTATGGGGGCCTCACAAGCCCCGGCCTCAGCTACGGCCTGGGCTCCAGCTTTGGCTCTGGCGCGGGCTCCAGCTCCTTCAGCCGCACCAGCTCCTCCAGGGCCGTGGTTGTGAAGAAGATCGAGACACGTGATGGGAAGCTGGTGTCTGAGTCCTCTGACGTCCTGCCCAAGTGA